GTCCGCCCACCTCCGGGCCAGCTGCTCGGCCGCCGCCATCGCGTTCGCCGTCGTAGTCGCCGTCGCGTTCGCCGTCGTAGTCGCCGTCGTGTTCGCCGTCGTGTTCGCCTCTGCCATGACCGTCACCGTTTCCATCCGTTGCCGCTTGTCCTGCCAAGGCCGTGGACGGGAGTACACGACCTTGGCACCCTGTGCCTTTGCTGGTGAGGCGAGCCGTCAAACCCGCCTGCAGAAAGGACTCTGGCATTGGCACTCGGTGCCATCAAGGAGGTACATCTGCCAAGGTGTGCGAATCTTCCCCGCCGTATTTGCCAAGCTTGCGAAGGTCCGTGGGCGCGTGCTGTCGGCCTATGCTGACGGTCTGTCCGATGGCGGGTGGAGGAGTCCGGTGAGCAAGACGTACGCGGGCGCGCGGCTGCGCAGGCTGCGCGAGGAGCGCCGCATGACCCAGGCCGACCTGGCCAGGATGCTCGGCATCTCGCCCAGTTACCTCAACCAGATGGAGCACGACTCCCGCCCGCTCACCGTCCCGGTGCTGCTGCGGCTCACCGAGGCCTTCGGGGTCGACCCCGGGTTCTTCTCGGAGCGCGACACCAGCCGGCTGGTCGCCGACCTGCGCGAGGCCCTCGCCCAGCAGGTGGCCGAGGCCCGCGTGTCCCCTTCCGACCTGGCGGAGCTGGCCACCCGGATGCCGGCGGTGGCCTCGGTGCTGTTGGACCTCGGGCGGCGCGGCCAGTTGCTGGCCGAGCGGCTGTCCGACGCCGCCGACGGCCGGGACGGGGCGGCCGAGGCGCCGCGCTCGCCCCACGAAGAGATCCGCGAGTTCTTCTACCGCCGCCAGAACTACCTCCACGACGCCGATCTCGCGGCCGAGGACCTGGCCCGCGAGATCGGCATCCGCCCCGGGGACGTCATCCGCGCGCTCACCCGCCGGCTCGCGGACCGGCACGGCGTCCGCCTCTCGGCGGACTGCGACCGGCTGCACCACTACGACGCCGACGCCCGCGTCCTGCACCTGTCGAACCGGCTGCGCCCGGGGCAGCAGGCCTTCCGGATGGCCACCCAGCTCGCCCTGGCCGAGTACGGGGACGAACTCGACCGCCTCGCCACCGAGGACTTCCCGCCCGGCTCCCCCGCGCACGCCCTCGCCCGCATCGGCATCGCCAACTACTTCGCGGCCGCGCTGATCCTCCCGTACACGGCGTTCCACACCGCGGCGGAGGAATTCCGGTACGACATCGAGCGGCTCACCGACCACTTCGGTCTCGGCTACGAGACGGTGTGCCACCGCCTCAGCACCCTGCAACGCCCCAGGCTGCGCGGGGTGCCCTTCTCCTTCGTCCGGGTCGACCGGGCGGGGAACATGTCGAAGCGGCAGTCCGCCACCGGGTTCCACTTCTCCCGCGCCGGAGGCACCTGCCCGCTCTGGAACGTCTACGAGGCCTTCGCCGCCCCCGGCCGCATCCACGTCCAGGTCGCCGCCATGCCCGACGGGCAGCGCCACCTGTGGACCGCCCGCGCCGTCACCCGCCACCGCGGCGGCTGGGGCGAACCCGGCAAGACCTTCGCCATCGGTCTCGGCTGCGAGATCCGCCACGCCTCCCGGCTCGTGTACGCCGACGGCCTCGACCTCGACAACACGGCGGCCGCCACCCCCATCGGCATGGGCTGCCGCCTGTGCGAGCGCCTCGACTGCCCCCAGCGGGCCGCGCCCCCGCTCGGCCGGACCCTGGCCGTGGACGAGAACAGCAGCACCTTCATCCCGTACCCCGTCCGGGACGCACGCCCCGTCGGCCGCGACTGACCGGCGACGGCGGGCGCGCGGGCGGCGGGTCTGGACTTACTAGGACGTCCAACTATATGTTCGTGCCACAAGGTCCGCGGTGCAGGGAAGCCGGTGAGAAACCGGCACGGTCCCGCCACTGTGACCGGGGAGTGTGCTGCCATCCACACGTCACTGACGAGGTCCGTCGGGAAGACGGGCGGCACGCGGGGATCCGGGAGTCAGGATACCGGCCGCGGAACGTTCCGTGTTGTCCACGAGGATGGAGCAGACACGCATGGCACCGGTTTGTACCCACGACCCTGGTGATCCGGCGGAGCGCGCGCACACTTCCGCGCGCTCGTAGTTCCCACGGCCTTCCGCGGCGGCGCACCCCACCGGGTGCGGACCGCCGGTCCGTCGTGCCATCCCCGGATCCAACCTGACGAGAGCAGGCACCCATGGTCCGCGAACTCACCCATTTCATCGGCGGGAAGCACACCTCCGGAACCTCCGGTCTCTTCGCCGACGTGTACGACCCCAACACCGGCGCCGTCCAGGCCCGCGTGCCCCTCGCCGGGCGCGCCGACACCGAGGCCGCCATCGCCAACGCCCGGGAAGCGCAGGATGATTGGGGTCAGTGGAACCCCCAGCGGCGCTCGCGCGTCCTGCTGCGCTTCCTCCAACTGGTGGAGGGCGAGCGCGAGTCCCTCGCCCGGATGCTGTCCGCCGAGCACGGCAAGACCGTTGCCGACGCCCACGGCGATCTGCAACGCGGCCTGGAGGTGGTCGAGTTCGCCGCCGGTGTGCCGCACCTGCTCAAGGGCGAGTTCACCGACAACGCGGGCACCGGCATCGACGTGCACTCGCTGCGCTCGCCGCTCGGCGTCGTCGCGGGGATCACCCCCTTCAACTTCCCCGCCATGATCCCCCTGTGGCAGGCGGCCCCCGCCCTGGCCTGCGGGAACTCCTTCATCCTCAAGCCGTCCGAACGGGACCCCTCCGTCCCGCTGCGGCTGGCGGAACTCTTCCTGGAGGCGGGCCTGCCGCCCGGCGTGCTCAATGTCGTCAACGGCGGCAAGGAGGCCGTGGACACCCTGCTGGAAGACCCCCGGGTCCAGGCCCTGGGCTTCGTCGGATCGACCCCGATCGCCGCACACATCTATGCCACCGCCGCCGCGCACGGCAAGCGCGCCCAGTGCTTCGGCGGCGCCAAGAACCACATGATCGTGATGCCGGACGCCGACCTGGACCAGGCCGTCGACGCCCTGATCGGCGCGGGCTACGGCTCGGCGGGCGAACGCTGCATGGCCATCGCGGTCGCCGTGCCCGTCGGGGAGGAGACCGCCGACGCCCTGGTGGCGAAGCTCCGCGAACGGATCGCCTCCCTGCGGATCGGCCGCTCCGACGACCCCGAGGCCGACTTCGGTCCGCTGGTCAGCCGCGACGCCCTGGACCGGGTCCGCCGGTACGTGGACATCGGTGTCAACGAGGGCGCCGAACTCGTCGTGGACGGACGCGGGTTCACCCTGCCCGGGCACGAGAACGGCTTCTTCGCCGGAGCCTCGCTCTTCGACCGCGTGGCCCCGGCCATGCGGATCTACCGCGAGGAGATCTTCGGCCCGGTCCTGAGCGTCGTACGCGCCGCGGACTACGCGGAGGCCCTGCGGCTGCCCACCGAGCACCCCTACGGCAACGGCGTGGCGATCTTCACCCGGGACGGGGACACCGCCCGGGACTTCACCCGGCGCGTCGGCGCGGGCATGGTCGGCGTCAACGTGCCCATCCCGGTGCCCGTCGCCTACCACACCTTCGGCGGCTGGAAGCGCTCCGGATTCGGCGACCTGAACCAGCACGGCCCCGACTCCATCCGCTTCTACACCCGTACGAAGACCGTCACCTCACGCTGGCCCTCCGGGGTCAAGGAGGGCGCGAGCTTCACCATCCCGACGATGGGATGAGCGCGGTGACCACCCTGACCGAGGACCAGCTCGCCCTCGCCGAGGTCACCCTCGACTTCGCCCAGGAGCAGCTCGCCCCCCACGCCGTCGCCTGGGACCAGTCCAAGCACTTCCCCGTCGACGTCCTGCGCCGGGCCGCCGGACTGGGGCTCGGCGGTGTGTACGTGCGCGAGGAGCACGGCGGTTCCGGCCTCAGCCGCAGCGACGGGGTCCTCGTCTTCGAGACCCTCGCCACCGGCTGCCCCTCCATCGCCGGATACCTCTCCATCCACAACATGGTCGCCTGGATGATCGACCGTTACGGGGACGGCGCGCAGCGCGGGCGATGGCTGCCCGGCCTGTGCGCGGCCACCACCCTGGGCAGTTACTGCCTCACCGAACCGGGGGCCGGCTCGGACGCCGCCGCCCTGCGCACCCGCGCGGTGCGCGACGGCGACCACTACGTCCTGACCGGGGTCAAACAGTTCATCTCCGGAGCGGGCGCCGCGGCCGTCTACGTGGTGATGGCCCGCACCGGAGGGAGCGGGCCCGGCGGGATCTCGGCCTTCGTCGTCGAACGGGACGACCCCGGCGTCTCCTTCGGCCCCAACGAGCGGAAGATGGGCTGGAACGCCCAGCCCACCCGGCAGGTCGTCCTCGACGGCGTACGGATCCCCGCCGACCGGCGTCTCGGCGCCGAGGGCGACGGTTTCCGCATCGCCATGACCGGCCTCAACGGCGGCCGCCTCGGCATCGCCGCCTGTTCGCTGGGCGGCGCGCAGAGCGCCCTGGACCGCAGCCTGTCCCACCTCGCCGACCGCGAGGCCTTCGGCGGCAAGCTCCTGGACGCGCAGGCACTGCAGTTCCGGCTCGCGGACATGGCCACCGAACTGGCCGCCGCCCGCGCCCTGGTCCGCCAGGCGGCCGAGGCGCTCGACGCGGGCGATCCGCTGGCCCCGCGGCTGTGCGCGATGGCCAAGCGGTTCGCCACCGACACCGGCTACACGGTCGCCGACCGGGCCCTCCAGCTCCACGGGGGCTACGGCTATCTCAGCGAGTACGGCATCGAGAAGATCGTCCGCGACCTGCGGGTCCACCAGATCCTGGAAGGCACCAACGAGGTCATGCGCGTCATCGTCGCGCGCGGACTGACGGAGAACTTGTGACGGAGAACCTGTGATGAACCACTCCTCCCCCGAAGAGAACGATCACGTCCTCCTGCGCACGGAGGGCCGCGCCGCCTACATCACCCTCAACCGCCCCAAGGCCCTCAACGCCCTCACCCATCCCATGGCGCTCCGCATCGACGGCGCCCTCACCGCCTGGGCGGACGACCCGCGCGTGGAGACCGTCGTCATCGAGGGCGCGGGAGAGCGCGGCCTGTGCGCGGGCGGCGACGTCCGCGACATCCACCACGACGCGAAGACCGGCGGCGCCGCCTCCGCGGACTTCTGGCGCGACGAGTACCGGCTCAACGCCCGTATCGCCCGCTACTCCAAGCCGTACGTCGCCCTGATGGACGGCATCGTGATGGGCGGCGGGGTCGGGGTCTCCGCCCACGGCAGCGTCCGGATCGTCACCGAACGCTCCCGGGTCGCCATGCCCGAGACCGGCATCGGCTTCGTCCCCGACGTCGGCGGCACCTACCTCCTCGCCCTCGCCCCCGGCGAACTCGGCACCCATCTGGCCCTGACGGGGGCCGCCGTCGGGGCGGCGGACGCGCTGCTGTGCGGGCTCGCCGACCACTTCGTCCCCTCCGCCGCCCTGCCCGCGCTGGCCCGGGAGCTGGCCGCGGACCCGGTGCACACCGTGCTGGAGCGGTACGTGGAGCAGCCGCCACCGGGTGAACTCCCGGCCGCACGCGAGTGGATCGACCGCTGCTACACGGCGGAGAGCGCCGAGGAGATCGTCGCCCGGCTGCACGCCACCGACGCCCCTGCCGCGAAGCGGGCGGCCGCCACCCTGCTGACGAAGTCCCCCACCGCGGTCAAGGTCACCCTGGCCGCGCTCCGCCGGGCCCGGCGGCTCGGCCCGCTGGAACGGGTCCTGGAACAGGAGTACCGCGTCTCCCTGGCCGCGCTCTCCTCCCCCGACCTCGTGGAGGGCATCCGCGCCCAGGTCATCGACAAGGACCGCGACCCACAGTGGTCCCCGGGTACCTTCGAGGCCGTGGGCCCGGCCGACGTCGAACGGTTCTTCGCCCCGCTCGGCGACCGCGAACTGCGGCTCGCCGAGACCGCACCGTCCACGGAGGTCGCCTGGTGACCAGCACCGTCGCATTCATCGGACTCGGCCACATGGGCGCACCCATGGCGGCCAATCTGGTCAAGGCCGGCCACCGCGTCCTCGGCTTCGACCTGGTACCGGAGCTGCTGGCCGCCGCGGTCACGGCCGGTGTCGAAGCCGCCGCGTCGGCGGCCGACGCCGCCGCCGAGGCCGATGTGGTGATCACCATGCTGCCCGCGGGCCGGCACGTCCTCGCCCTCTACCGGGAACAGGGACTCCTGGCCGCCGCCCGCCCCGGCACCCTGTTCATCGACTGCTCCACCATCGATGTCGCCGACGCCCGCACCGCGCACGAGGCCGTCGTCGCGGCCGGTCACCGGGCGCTGGACGCCCCGGTGTCGGGCGGGGTGGTCGGGGCCGAGGCCGGCACGCTCACCTTCATGGCGGGCGGCGGGGCGGCCGAATTCGCCGCCGCCGCGCCCTTGTTGGACGCCATGGGGAAGAAGGCCGTGCACTGCGGACCGGCCGGTGCGGGGCAGGCCGCGAAGATCTGCAACAACATGATCCTGGCCGTCTCGATGATCGGGGTCAGCGAGGCCTTCGTGCTCGCCGAGAGCCTGGGACTCGACCACCAGGCCCTCTACGACGTGGCCTCCACCGCCTCGGGGCAGTGCTGGGCGCTCACCGTCAACTGCCCCGTGCCCGGGCCCGTACCGGCGTCCCCCGCCAACCGCGACTACCGGCCGGGCTTCGCCGCGCCCCTCATGGCCAAGGACCTGGGCCTGGCCGCCAACGCCCTGCGCGCGGGCGGGGTGGACGCCCCGCTGGGCCTGAAGGCCGCCGAACTCTACGCGGCCTTCGCCGAGGGCGAGGGCGCCGACCTGGACTTCTCGGCGATCGTCCGCACCCTCCGACCGCAGGTCCAACCGCAGCTCCGACCGCCGATCCAACCGCCGATCCGACCGCAGAACGGGACTCCCGCATGACCGACACCGCGCCGTACGAGACCATCCTGCTGGAGCGCAAGGGCCGGGTGGCCGTGCTCACCCTCAACCGGCCGGAGGCCCTCAACGCCCTCAACCTCCAGGTCATGACCGAGGTCGTGGCCACCGCGGAGGCCCTGGACCGGGACCCGGAGGTGGGCTGCATCGTCCTGACCGGCTCCGCGAAGGCCTTCGCGGCGGGCGCGGACATCAAGGAGATGCGGCCGCGGAGCTACATGGACATGTACCTCTCCGACTGGTTCACCGTCTGGGACCGGCTCGGCCAGGTCCGCACCCCCACGCTCGCCGCCGTGTCGGGCTACGCCCTGGGCGGGGGCTGCGAGTTGGCGATGATGTGCGACATCCTCCTCGCCGCCGACACCGCGAAGTTCGGGCAGCCCGAGATCAAGCTCGGGGTCATCCCGGGCATCGGCGGCTCGCAGCGCCTCACCCGGGCCGTGGGCAAGGCCAAGGCGATGGAACTGTGCCTGACCGGGCGCACCATGGGCGCCGAGGAGGCCGAACGCGCCGGGCTGGTCTCCCGGATCGTCCCGGCCGACGAGCTGCTCGCGGAGGCCCTCTCCGTAGCCGAAACCGTGGCCGGGATGTCCAAGCCGGTCGCGATGATGGCGAAGGAGGCCGTGAACCGCGCCTTCGAGACGACCCTCACCGAAGGCGTCCGCTTCGAACGCCGCCTGTTCCACGCGGTGTTCGCGACCGCGGACCAGAAGGAGGGCATGTCCGCCTTCGTGGACAAGCGCCCGCCGCGCTTCACCCACGGCTGAGCCCGGGACGCGGATCCGGGGACGGCGCCCCGGCCGTCCCCGGAGCGGGATCAGGTCAGGCGCCCCGGCGCAGGGTGTTGGTGTCGCCCACGTCGATGACGCTCTCGCGCGGCCCGAAGGGCCAGACCTTCTCGCGCCGGGCCCAGAGGGCGAAGGCCGCGCAGCCCAGGGCGAGCCAGCCGAGCGACCACTCGATGGGGTGGCGTCCGGGGGAGTTCGTGTCGGCGTAGCCGTAGATGACCAGCCAGCCGGCGAGGGCGACGATGCCGGGCAGCGGGTACAGCCACATCCGGTAGGGGCGTTCCATGTCGGGCCGCTTGCGGCGCAGGGTCACCAGGGCGGCGATCTGCGCCAGGCCCTGGACCAGCACCATCACGGTGGTGAGCAGCTGGATGAGGGTGGCGAGGTCCGTGTGGCGGCCGAGGAGGAAGCCGATCACGGTGATCACGCCCATGGTGGCGAGGCCGAGGACGGGGAAGCCGTGGCGGGGGTGGAGCCTGCCGTAGGGCTTGAAGAACACCCGGTCGCGGGCCGCGTCGTAGGGGACGCGCGAGCCGCCGAGGAGACCGGTGAAGACGGAGGCGAAGGCGGTGACGAGGATCATAACGGTGACCACGTCCGCGGCCGTCTTGCCCCAGGTCTCTTCCAGGACGGCGGAGGCGACCGAGGTGGAGGCGATGTCCTTGGGGTCCAGCATCCGGTGCCAGTCGACCACGCCGAGGGTGCCCACCTGGAGGAGCAGGTAGATCGCCATGATGCCGAGGATGGAGAAGACGATGGAACGCGGCAGGGTCCGGCCGGGGTTCTTGATCTCGGCGCCCATGTAGGCGGTGGTGTTGTAGCCGAGGTAGTCGTAGATGCCGATGGTCAGGCCCGCGGCGAAGCCGGTCCAGAACGCCGTTCCGGTGAACGAGAAGGCACCGTCGGGGTAATCGAAGGCCGGGCCCGTGTCGAAATGGGTGAACGCCGCGAAGATCACCAGGACGACGGAGGCGATCATGACCACCCACATCACCGCGGTGATCTTCGCGATGTGCTCGATTCCGCGCCAGAGCAGGAGGACGACCAGCGCGATGACGCCCACGCCGATGGCGTCGCCCGCGCCCTGACCGAGGCCGGGGGCCAGGTAGCCGAGGTACTGGACGAAGCCGACGACTCCCGTGGACATGATCAGCGGGATGAAGAGCATGGCCGTCCAGACGAACAGGAACGGCATCAGCCGCCCCGAGCGGTACTGGAAGGCCTTGCGCAGGTAGACGTACGTACCGCCCGATCCGGGCATGGCGGCGCCGAGTTCGGCCCAGATCAGTCCGTCGGCGAGGGCGAGGAGGGCACCGGCCACGAATCCGATGACGGCCTGGGGACCACCGAAGGCGGCGACCATCAGCGGAATGGTGACGAAGGGACCGATCCCGCACATCTGGCTCATGTTGATGGCGGTGGCCTGGAACAGGCCGACGCGGCGAACGAAACCGCCGGAGGGCGGCGGAGCTGCGGACACGGATCTCTCCAGGAGGGATGGCAGGGAGACGCAGGCGGCCGGTGCGCCACCGGAGGGACGTCAACTCGGCTCGGGACGGCTTAAGTTAGGAAGCTTTACTTACTACGTCAAGGGGTTCTGCGCTGCGAGCGGCCCCGATGCCCGAGAATGGGCCGATGAGCAGCAGCGACGATCCCACCGAGCAGCCCTGGAGCCTCCCCCGCCTGCGCAGCACCAACGAGCGGCTGCTGCTCGACCGGCTGCACGCGCGGGGAGCGGCCTCGCGGGCCGAACTCGCCCGCCTCACCGGCCTGTCCAAGCCCACGGTCTCCAGCGCGCTCGCCTCCCTGGAGCAGTCCGGCCTGGTCCGCGAGGCCGGCCGGATCGCCCCGGCGCTCGGCCGGACGGCCGTCCTCTACGAGCCCGACCCGACGGCGGGCTACGCCCTGGGCATCGACATCGGCCGGTCGTGGCTGCGCGTGGCGCTCGCCGACCTGTCGGGCACGGTCGTCGCCCGGTCCGACGTCCGCAACCGGGCCCGCAGTTCGGCCGCCATCGCCGACCTGGTCGCGGCCACGGCCGGGGAGCTGATCGCGAGTTCGGGGGCCGCCGCCGACAAGGTGGCGCACGCGGTCGTCGGCACCCCCGGGATCTACGACGCCCGGAGCGGGCAGGTCCGGTTCGCACGGAACCTGCCGGGCTGGGGCAAGGCCGGCCTCTTCGACCGGATCCGGAAGGACCTGGGCGTCCCCCTGTCGGTGCACAACGACGCCAATCTCGCGGCCCTGGGCGAGTACACCTCGGGCGCGGGGGCGGGCAGCAGGCTCTTCGTCTACCTGATGGCCGGAACCGGCCTGGGAGTGGGCGTGGTCAACGAGGGACGGCTGTTCACCGGCGCGCACGGCGGCGCCGGAGAGATCGGCTTCGTCCCCTGGTTCGGGGGCCCGGGCGAGCCGTGCCGGGACAAGCCCGAGACGCTGGAGAGCATGACGTCCGGACACGCCGTCACCGAGGCCGCGCGCGGCTTCGGCATGAAGGGGGCGCCGACGGCCCGGCGGGTCTTCGACGCCGCCCGCGCCGGAGACCCGGCCGCCCTGCGGGCGGTCGAGCTGGAGGGCAGCCGCCTCGCCCACGCGGTCGCCGTGGTCACGGCCCTGTTCGACCCCGACCTGATCGTCCTGGGCGGCGGCATCGGTCACAGCGGCGACCTGCTCCTGCGCCCGCTCCAGGACACCCTCCGCTCCATCACCCCGCTGCGCGCGCGGGTCGTCGGCAGCGCGCTCGGGGACGACGCCGTACTGCTCGGCGCCCTGGCCACCGCCCTCGACGCGGCCCGCGACCTCACCTTCGAAAGCCGCTCGTAGCCGACCCCCTGGACGGCCGGGCGGCCGGTCACCGGTCAGGGGCCGGTCAGGGGCCGACGGCGCATCCCGCCCGGCGTACGACATGCGCGGGTGCCGGGTGTGCGGGCATCCTGGAGTCGGTCGCCACGCGCCGTAGCGGCCTGCGCTCGCGCTGGTGAGGGCGACGGAGCAGAGGAGGGCGGTTCATGACCGACCCGGCCTACGTGCTGGTGCCCGGTGCGGGCGGAGAGGCCTGGTACTGGCACCGGGTGGCGGCGGACCTCCGTCGGCGGGGCCGGGACGTGGTCTCGGTGGACCTGCCCGGGGACGACGAGAGCGCGGCTCTGCCCGAGTACACGCGGCTGGTCGTCGAGGCGGCCGGCCCCGACCGCCGCACCGGTCTGGTCGTGGCCGGCCAGTCCCTGGGCGCCTTCACCGCCTCCCTGGCGTGCGCCCGCCTTCCGGCCGCACTGCTCGTACTCGTCAATCCGATGATCCCGGGCCCGGGCGAGACTCCGGGCCAGTGGTGGGAGAACACCGGCCAGGCCCGGGACATGCGGGAGAACGACACCCGGGAGGGGCGGCGGGCCGGGGCGGAGTTCGACGCGGCGACGTACTTCCTGCACGACCTCCCGCGGGAACTCGTGGAGGAGGCCGCGGCCCACGAACGCCCCGAGTCCGACGCGGTGTTCGCCTCCCCGTGGACGCTCCCCGCCTGGCCGGCGGTGCCGACCCGCGTGCTGATCGGGCGGGACGACCGGCTGTTCCCCGTCGCCTTCCAACGCCGGGTGGCACGGGAGCGCCTGGGCATCGTCCCGCAGGAGATGCCGGGCGGGCACCTGATGGCGCTCAGCCAACCGGCCGAAGTCGCCGATAGGCTGGAGGAGTACTGGGCCGAGGTCGACGGGCCGACGGCGATGGGGTGACGGGGCACGGTGTCCGAGCGGGACAAGTCCGAGCAGGGCGGGCTGGAGGCGCGGCTGCGCGCCACGGAAGAGGCGCTTGAGCGCATCGGTACGTCCTCCGACGAGCGGGAGACCTGCCGGGAGCTCGCCGCCTTCCTCGTCCGTACGCTGTGTGACGCCGCGGCGGTGGAGCTGACCGGCCGGGGCGCCGGGCACGAGCGTGTCGCGGTGGCGGGCGCGGCGGACCTGCTGGCCGGACCCGTGCCGGAATCCGCCTCCGTGGCGCGGGCGCCCGCGTACCTGGTGTCGGTGCCCCTGACGACCGGCTCCGGCGAGATCCACGGAAGGCTGCTGGCCGCCCGTACGCACCCCGCCTTCGACGATCACGAGCTGGCGACGATGCGCTTCGCGGCGCGGCTCGCGGGCCTCCACATCGGCCATGCCCGGCTGCTGGCGGCCACGGAGAAGACCGCGGTCGATCTCCAACGGGCCCTGGTGACCGAACCCGGCCGGCCGCATCCCAATCTGGAGATCGCCAGTCGCTACCTGCCCCTCGGAGGCCGCGCGCTGGTCGGCGGCGACTGGTTCGAAGCGGTGCGACTGCACTTCGGCCGCACCCTGCTCGTGGTGGGTGACGTGATGGGACACGGCCTGGATGCCGCCGTCGACATGAACGCCTACCGCGCCGTCCTGCGCGAGATCGCCGCCACCGATCTGGCCCCGCACCGCGTGCTGCGCCAGATGGACGCGCTGTCCGCTGCGGACGAGGCGCGTCGGCCGGCGACCTGTCTGCTCGTCCGGGTCGATCCCGCCCGCGGTGTGGCCGTCTACGCCAGCGCCGGCCACCTGCCGCCCGCCCTGTTCACCCACGACGGCGGCGGCGAGCTGCTGGACGTCCCCGTCGGCCCGCCGCTCGGTACGGGCATCGGCGGCTACGAGGCACTGACCAGGCCGATCAGCGCCGAGCAGATCCTGTTGCTCTACACGGATGGCCTGGTGGAGCGCCGCGGCGAAGACATCGACACCTCACTGGCCAGGCTCACGGCCCTGCGCGTGGGCGCCCGCGCGGGGCTCGCGGACGTGGTGGACGCGGTGTGCGACGGACTCGACGCGCGGCACGCCGAGGACGACGTCGCGGTCGTCGCCGCCCGGCTGCGCCCCCGGCCGGTCACCGGCCGGTGAGCACGGGTCATCCACGCACGTCATCCGCGCACGTCATCCGCGCACGTCGTCCTCCTCGGCCCGGACCGGCCCCGGCGGTCCGCTCGGGTACACCGTCACGGGCTGAGGCCGGGGCTCAGCGTCCGTCCGCCCTGGACAGGGCGTCCGTGACTAGGCGGGTGGCGAAGTCGGGGTTGTCGGCGATGCGGTTGATGTGCTCCGCGAGCAGGAAGGCCGTGGCTTCCAGCGGGTTCATCTCCTCCTCGGTCCACTCGCCGTACTGCCTGCGCCACAGGCTGGGGCTCAGCCCGGTGCCCGCGGCGATCACCAGGCCCGCCATCGTGGGGATGGCTTCGGGCCGGACGCTCTTCGGCATCATCCGCAGCGAGGCCACCAGGTGGGGCACGACGTACTCGATCACGTCCTTGCCGTGCTCCTCGTGCGCCTTCCGCAGCCACGTGGTGAACATGTAGACGAGCGTGCACGCCCCGTCCAGCACGTCATTGGCGCCCTTGGGTCCCAGTGACGCGGCGAACTGCTCGATCAGGAGCTGCTGTTCGGGGTCCACTCCGGCCTTGCCGTCGTGGATGGCCTTGAGGCGCGAGTCGATCATCATGAGCGCCGCGCCCACATCGCCGGCGGGAGCGTGCTGGGGGTCGTAGTCCGATGACACGCGATTCCTCCATTGGGGCGGCGAGGTGTTTCGTGGTGCCCATGCGTACCCAGCGCCCGCTCGTTCGATGCGTCGCCCGGGAGGTGACAGCGGTTCCCTTGTGGCTACCATGGGGAGCAGTACAGGCACGGTGTGTAATGGAGGCGCAATGCTGGGTCTGGTTCCCGGCGCCAAGCCCGAACAGGGTGGCAGCGCCCCGGGACTCGGCGAGATCGGTCCGAGCCCCTGGGTCGTCAAGTGCATGGGCCGCAGATACAGCGCCGCGCGGTCCGGCGGGGCGGTCGTCATCCAGGACGTCACGGACATCACCCGCCCCTTCCCCGTCGGCCTGGCCGAGCCGGATTCCGAGAGCCTGTGGACCGTCCGCACGCCGCGGGGGCTGCTCGCCGGGCGTACGGGCGGCACGCTCCACGCGATCGCGGCCCTCCGGGAGGCGTCCCTGCCGCCCGCGGTCCCCTCCCCCGGAACCGAGCAGGCGTAACCGCGACTGCGGCGCGCCGCTCGGCGATGGTTCGCTACCGCGCTGCGTCGGGCCGCGGTCGCGCAGCCGGTCCAGGTAGACGGCCGGGTCGGCGCCGTGGGCCCGGTCCTGGACACCGGCGCGGACGTGGGCCAGGTCGCCGTTGCGGGAGATCCGCAGCATGGTGGTCGCGGCGTGGGCCGTGCCCGGCTCCCGCAGGGGGTC
This is a stretch of genomic DNA from Streptomyces sp. NBC_00536. It encodes these proteins:
- a CDS encoding PP2C family protein-serine/threonine phosphatase — translated: MSERDKSEQGGLEARLRATEEALERIGTSSDERETCRELAAFLVRTLCDAAAVELTGRGAGHERVAVAGAADLLAGPVPESASVARAPAYLVSVPLTTGSGEIHGRLLAARTHPAFDDHELATMRFAARLAGLHIGHARLLAATEKTAVDLQRALVTEPGRPHPNLEIASRYLPLGGRALVGGDWFEAVRLHFGRTLLVVGDVMGHGLDAAVDMNAYRAVLREIAATDLAPHRVLRQMDALSAADEARRPATCLLVRVDPARGVAVYASAGHLPPALFTHDGGGELLDVPVGPPLGTGIGGYEALTRPISAEQILLLYTDGLVERRGEDIDTSLARLTALRVGARAGLADVVDAVCDGLDARHAEDDVAVVAARLRPRPVTGR